A genomic segment from Geitlerinema sp. PCC 7407 encodes:
- the leuD gene encoding 3-isopropylmalate dehydratase small subunit: MVSEVKAVVGRGISLVGDDIDTDRIIPARFLKCVTFEGLGQHAFADDRIQLQGEHPFDQAEYQGASILVVNRNFGCGSSREHAPQAIAKWGIKALVGESFAEIFFGNCVAIGVPCVTASAEDVKRLQEAIAAQPQAEMQLDLDAKQVRIGEVVAPISMGEGPRQMFVTGTWDACGQLVAQADAIAATANKLPYVQWSRLSA, from the coding sequence ATGGTCAGCGAAGTCAAAGCCGTGGTTGGGCGCGGCATTTCTCTGGTGGGCGATGACATTGATACCGATCGGATCATTCCTGCCCGTTTTCTCAAGTGCGTCACCTTCGAGGGGCTCGGCCAGCACGCCTTTGCGGACGATCGCATCCAGCTCCAGGGTGAGCACCCCTTTGACCAAGCCGAGTACCAGGGGGCCAGCATCCTGGTGGTCAACCGCAACTTTGGCTGCGGGTCGTCGCGAGAGCACGCGCCCCAGGCGATCGCCAAATGGGGCATCAAGGCGCTGGTGGGCGAAAGCTTCGCGGAGATTTTCTTCGGTAACTGCGTGGCGATCGGGGTGCCCTGCGTGACCGCCAGCGCAGAAGACGTCAAGCGTCTGCAAGAGGCGATCGCCGCCCAGCCCCAAGCCGAAATGCAGCTCGATCTGGACGCCAAGCAGGTGCGCATTGGTGAGGTCGTCGCCCCCATTTCCATGGGCGAAGGCCCCCGCCAAATGTTCGTCACGGGCACCTGGGATGCGTGCGGGCAGCTCGTCGCCCAGGCCGACGCGATCGCCGCTACGGCGAACAAGCTGCCCTACGTGCAGTGGAGCCGCCTGAGCGCCTAA